A DNA window from bacterium contains the following coding sequences:
- a CDS encoding DNA translocase FtsK, translated as MQYKSEIASIILLGMVVMLFLSLISFSPADLSILQNPPNYPAQNMIGIVGAWMGFGLYSLFGVLAYLVVFLGLGLICLHFFSRYETHISSRIIGCFVLLISLTVFFALKGIGSVFLKGLFIEGEIKFAGGIIGHLLSSAMLKFFGGIGTYIITTITFVAGVILISSYENFYFFLLQKVKRLKSYRVTKPLAIQKKATIPSISKSDILIKEESIKTIPEIKAPEPAKIYKDKGEEKFIPELFQAREKRDIDSSLFALPPLSLLNDSPAAKLTDDSYIYDNSKKLEKVLLEFGIEAKVTSVQKGPVITSYELEPGVGVKVQSIVSLSDDIALALRAPSVRIVAPIPGKAVMGIEIPNPTSRLVYLKEILQSKEFASLGAKSKLAVALGKDIRGNPLVADLKEMPHILIAGTTGSGKTICLHSLISSILCNAYPHEVKFLLIDPKMVELAPFSQIPHLFAPIVTMAKEAPAALQWIVEEMETRYGKLAEMGVRHIEKFNEKMHQEKNDSEKMPYIVVIIDELADLMVVASRKVEEMIMRIAQLSRAAGIHLILATQRPSVDVVTGVIKANFPYRISFQVSSRVDSRTVLDEMGADKLLGKGDMLYLAAGGKPIRVQGPFVAEDEIERVVKYLEKMGKPDFSEISFKLDKVNKKEEPVLPAEKDPLFKDAIKVILASGQASASHLQRRMSIGYARAGRLIDLMEKQGIIGPPQGVKPRIVLIDESYLDKLNNNDNANIKNEKYDRNTVDI; from the coding sequence ATGCAATATAAAAGCGAAATAGCAAGTATTATACTGTTGGGTATGGTTGTCATGTTGTTTTTGAGTTTAATTTCTTTCTCTCCCGCCGATTTAAGCATTCTTCAGAATCCGCCCAATTACCCTGCCCAAAACATGATAGGCATAGTTGGGGCTTGGATGGGTTTTGGGCTTTACTCTCTTTTTGGAGTATTGGCGTATCTGGTGGTTTTTTTAGGGTTGGGTTTAATTTGTCTTCATTTTTTTTCGCGTTATGAAACACATATCAGCTCCAGAATAATCGGCTGTTTTGTTTTGCTTATCTCTTTGACTGTTTTCTTTGCTCTTAAGGGAATTGGCAGTGTTTTTTTAAAGGGTCTGTTTATAGAAGGTGAAATTAAATTTGCAGGAGGAATAATAGGTCATTTGTTATCTTCTGCAATGCTTAAATTTTTTGGCGGCATCGGAACATATATAATAACAACTATTACTTTTGTTGCAGGCGTTATTCTTATATCCTCGTATGAAAACTTTTATTTTTTCCTGTTGCAAAAAGTTAAAAGGTTGAAAAGTTACAGAGTAACAAAACCGCTGGCAATACAGAAAAAAGCGACAATTCCTTCCATATCAAAATCCGATATTTTGATTAAAGAAGAAAGCATAAAAACCATACCCGAGATCAAAGCACCTGAACCTGCTAAAATTTATAAAGACAAGGGAGAAGAAAAATTTATCCCCGAACTTTTTCAAGCAAGAGAAAAGCGCGATATAGACAGTTCTTTATTTGCTCTTCCTCCTCTTTCTTTGCTTAATGATTCGCCTGCGGCAAAACTGACGGATGATTCTTATATTTATGATAATTCTAAAAAATTAGAAAAAGTGCTTTTGGAATTTGGCATTGAGGCAAAAGTAACCAGTGTTCAGAAAGGCCCTGTTATCACTTCTTATGAGTTGGAACCGGGTGTTGGTGTTAAGGTTCAAAGCATTGTTTCCTTATCAGACGACATTGCTTTAGCGCTTCGTGCGCCTTCGGTAAGAATTGTAGCTCCTATTCCAGGTAAAGCTGTTATGGGAATTGAAATTCCCAATCCCACTTCTCGTCTTGTATATTTGAAGGAAATCCTTCAATCAAAAGAGTTTGCAAGTTTAGGCGCAAAATCAAAGCTTGCGGTTGCTTTAGGTAAGGACATAAGAGGCAATCCTCTTGTTGCCGATTTAAAAGAGATGCCTCATATTTTGATTGCGGGAACTACCGGCTCGGGAAAAACAATTTGTTTGCATTCATTAATTTCATCTATACTTTGTAATGCTTATCCGCATGAAGTAAAATTTCTACTTATTGACCCTAAAATGGTAGAACTTGCGCCTTTTTCGCAGATACCGCATTTATTTGCTCCGATAGTAACAATGGCGAAAGAAGCTCCTGCCGCTTTACAGTGGATAGTGGAAGAAATGGAAACAAGGTACGGAAAGCTTGCGGAAATGGGCGTAAGACATATCGAAAAATTTAATGAAAAGATGCATCAGGAAAAAAACGACAGCGAAAAGATGCCTTATATTGTTGTCATAATAGACGAATTGGCTGACCTTATGGTTGTGGCTTCAAGGAAAGTCGAAGAGATGATTATGCGGATTGCTCAACTTTCAAGAGCGGCGGGTATTCATCTTATTTTGGCTACTCAAAGACCTTCGGTAGATGTGGTAACCGGTGTAATAAAAGCAAATTTTCCTTATCGTATTTCCTTCCAGGTATCATCCAGGGTAGACTCAAGGACTGTGCTTGATGAAATGGGAGCTGATAAACTTTTAGGCAAAGGAGATATGCTTTATCTTGCCGCCGGCGGCAAGCCTATTCGTGTGCAGGGACCTTTTGTTGCCGAAGATGAAATTGAGCGAGTCGTAAAATATCTTGAAAAAATGGGCAAACCGGATTTTAGCGAAATAAGTTTTAAATTGGATAAAGTTAATAAAAAGGAAGAACCTGTATTGCCGGCAGAAAAAGATCCGCTTTTTAAAGATGCTATAAAAGTTATTTTGGCAAGCGGCCAAGCATCTGCTTCGCATCTTCAGAGAAGAATGAGCATAGGATATGCCAGGGCAGGAAGATTAATTGACCTTATGGAAAAACAAGGAATAATAGGCCCGCCTCAAGGTGTGAAACCACGCATAGTTTTGATAGATGAATCGTATTTGGATAAGCTTAATAATAATGACAATGCAAATATTAAAAATGAAAAGTATGATAGAAATACGGTGGATATATAA
- a CDS encoding 3'-phosphoesterase: MTKELIFVIQKHDASRLHYDFRLEKDGVLKSWAVPKEPPQEIGIKRLAVEVPDHPIDYANFEGEIPEGQYGAGLVEIWDKGYYIPSKFDSTEIIFELKGEKLKGIYCLIKLKPKLPPDGKPHRVSQRSKNWLFFKKKS; the protein is encoded by the coding sequence ATGACTAAAGAACTGATTTTTGTTATTCAGAAACACGACGCTTCACGTCTGCATTATGATTTCCGCCTTGAAAAAGACGGCGTGTTAAAGAGTTGGGCTGTTCCCAAAGAACCGCCCCAAGAAATAGGCATTAAAAGACTTGCCGTTGAAGTTCCTGACCATCCTATAGACTATGCAAATTTTGAAGGCGAAATACCCGAAGGGCAATACGGAGCAGGGCTTGTAGAAATATGGGATAAAGGTTATTACATTCCTTCTAAATTTGACAGCACTGAAATAATTTTTGAACTAAAGGGCGAAAAGTTAAAAGGTATATACTGCCTGATAAAATTAAAACCAAAACTACCGCCTGATGGGAAACCACATAGGGTATCCCAGCGTAGCAAAAACTGGCTTTTTTTCAAGAAAAAAAGTTGA
- the ilvD gene encoding dihydroxy-acid dehydratase — MKSDRMKKGFERAPNRSLLKASGFTDEEISRPIIGIANSWNEIVPGHIHLKEIASAVKDGIRMAGATPMEFQTIGVCDGIAMGHEGMKFSLPSREIVADSVEIMASAHPFDGLVLIPNCDKIVPGMLMAALRLNIPSILFSGGPMLAGNLRGKDIDLITVFEAVGKMSSGKMKNCELSELEESACPTCGSCAGMFTANSMNCIAEALGLAPFGNGTIPAVMSLRKRLAKKVGMRIVELIKKDIKPRQIATIEAFKNAITVEMALGSSTNTVLHLPAIAHEAGIKLELDIFDKISRKTPNLCRLSPAGPAHMEDLDRAGGILSVMKELSKKKLLNLKLSAVEGKIETRVKNAENLNTEVIRPINKPYYKEGGIAILKGNLAPDGAVIKRSAVNEKVWTFSGKAKVFNCEEEAMKSIMTNKIKKGDVLIIRYEGPKGGPGMREMLSPTSAIAGKGLGESIALITDGRFSGGTRGLAIGHVSPEAAEGGTIAYVKNGDIIDISIPKRQISLKVSSSELAKRKKEIKILSHQIKSPLLKRYSHLTTSADKGAILKS, encoded by the coding sequence ATGAAATCAGATAGGATGAAAAAAGGTTTTGAAAGAGCTCCCAATCGTTCCCTTTTAAAAGCTTCAGGTTTTACGGATGAAGAAATTTCACGACCTATCATCGGTATAGCAAATTCATGGAATGAAATAGTCCCCGGTCATATACACCTTAAGGAAATTGCATCTGCAGTAAAAGACGGCATAAGAATGGCGGGCGCCACACCGATGGAATTTCAGACAATCGGCGTATGCGACGGAATAGCTATGGGTCACGAGGGGATGAAGTTTTCACTTCCTTCAAGAGAAATCGTTGCGGATTCGGTGGAGATTATGGCAAGCGCGCATCCTTTTGACGGGCTTGTGCTAATTCCAAACTGCGATAAGATAGTTCCAGGTATGCTTATGGCAGCGTTACGGTTAAATATTCCATCTATCCTTTTTTCAGGCGGACCTATGCTGGCAGGAAACTTAAGAGGAAAAGACATCGATTTGATTACGGTATTTGAAGCAGTGGGGAAAATGTCATCGGGAAAAATGAAAAATTGCGAACTTTCCGAACTTGAAGAAAGCGCTTGTCCAACGTGTGGTTCATGTGCAGGAATGTTCACTGCCAACTCAATGAACTGCATAGCTGAAGCTTTGGGTCTTGCTCCATTCGGTAACGGCACTATTCCCGCAGTAATGTCGCTTAGAAAAAGGCTTGCTAAAAAAGTCGGGATGAGAATAGTTGAACTTATAAAGAAAGATATAAAACCCAGACAGATTGCAACTATTGAAGCTTTCAAGAATGCTATCACTGTTGAAATGGCGCTTGGCAGTTCCACCAATACTGTTCTGCATTTACCTGCTATTGCTCACGAAGCGGGTATAAAATTGGAACTGGATATATTCGATAAAATATCAAGAAAAACACCGAATCTATGTCGGCTTTCTCCTGCAGGTCCGGCGCACATGGAAGATTTAGATAGAGCAGGCGGAATTCTATCGGTTATGAAAGAACTTTCAAAGAAAAAACTGTTGAACCTGAAACTTAGTGCTGTTGAAGGAAAAATAGAAACACGAGTAAAGAATGCGGAGAATTTAAATACCGAAGTCATAAGACCGATTAATAAACCATATTACAAAGAAGGTGGAATCGCCATTCTTAAAGGTAACCTTGCGCCTGACGGGGCAGTAATTAAACGTTCTGCAGTAAACGAAAAAGTCTGGACTTTTTCCGGTAAAGCAAAAGTTTTTAACTGCGAAGAAGAAGCAATGAAATCCATAATGACTAACAAAATAAAAAAAGGCGATGTGTTGATTATAAGATATGAGGGACCAAAAGGCGGACCAGGAATGAGAGAGATGCTTTCCCCTACTTCAGCAATTGCAGGCAAAGGTCTTGGAGAAAGCATTGCTCTTATTACTGACGGACGATTTTCCGGCGGTACCAGAGGATTGGCAATAGGACATGTTTCGCCAGAAGCCGCAGAAGGCGGAACAATAGCATATGTTAAAAACGGAGATATTATAGATATAAGTATACCCAAAAGACAAATTTCACTTAAAGTAAGCAGTAGCGAATTGGCAAAAAGGAAAAAAGAAATTAAAATTTTATCTCACCAGATAAAATCTCCTTTGCTTAAGAGATATTCACATCTTACAACTTCTGCAGATAAAGGCGCTATATTAAAAAGTTAG
- a CDS encoding N-acetyltransferase, giving the protein MKIRKAKTQDVIPIYKLLEYFSAKEVLLPRSLAELYDNVRDFFVAEDEGEIIGCCSLHSCWEDLGEIKSLALKEDWQSKGIAKNLVNLCIKDAPQLGLERVFALTYVPEFFKGLGFKEIPKEKLPHKVWKECISCPKFPDCGEIALIRDI; this is encoded by the coding sequence ATGAAAATCAGAAAAGCCAAAACTCAAGATGTTATACCTATTTACAAATTGTTGGAATACTTTAGCGCTAAAGAAGTGCTTCTTCCTCGTTCTTTGGCTGAACTATATGACAACGTGAGAGATTTTTTCGTTGCCGAAGACGAAGGAGAAATAATAGGGTGTTGTTCGCTTCACTCGTGTTGGGAAGATTTGGGTGAAATAAAATCTTTAGCCTTAAAAGAAGATTGGCAGAGCAAAGGGATAGCCAAGAACTTGGTGAATTTATGTATAAAAGATGCGCCTCAATTGGGACTCGAAAGAGTTTTTGCTCTTACTTATGTGCCTGAATTTTTTAAAGGTTTAGGTTTTAAAGAAATTCCCAAAGAAAAGTTGCCTCATAAAGTGTGGAAAGAATGTATCAGTTGTCCTAAATTCCCTGATTGCGGTGAAATTGCATTAATAAGAGATATTTAA
- a CDS encoding RluA family pseudouridine synthase — translation MSNIEEENQRLDKFLLLKLAFSRSKIQKLIYNGNVKINKKIVSIPHHKVKANKTIEIKISALPPTNLEAEDIPLNIIYEDKELIVINKPAGLIVHPAGEKKSGTLVNALLNHCGKEISTIGGNERGGLVHRLDKNTSGVIVIAKTEKTHNEIARQFKQREIQKTYIALAWGIFKNNDGEVNTPIGRSIGDRRKMSVFSAKPRESTTFFNVQERFKDFSLLEVKPRTGRTHQIRIHLSFIEHPIVGDEVYGGKKRISSSSLGEVKDKIKRQFLHAYKLKFYHPILKKSVEFEAPIPEDMEYVIKWARQNAK, via the coding sequence CTGTCTAATATAGAAGAAGAAAACCAGCGATTAGATAAATTTCTCCTGTTAAAACTTGCATTTTCCCGTTCCAAAATTCAAAAACTTATTTATAATGGGAATGTAAAAATTAATAAAAAGATAGTGTCAATTCCGCATCACAAAGTAAAAGCAAATAAAACAATAGAAATTAAAATATCGGCGCTTCCACCTACTAATCTTGAAGCAGAAGACATTCCCTTAAATATCATATACGAAGACAAAGAATTGATTGTTATAAATAAACCCGCAGGACTTATTGTTCATCCTGCAGGCGAGAAAAAAAGTGGAACATTAGTAAATGCTTTGCTTAATCACTGCGGAAAAGAAATATCAACAATAGGCGGAAATGAAAGAGGCGGGCTTGTTCATAGATTGGATAAAAACACATCGGGAGTAATAGTAATAGCAAAAACCGAGAAAACACATAACGAAATTGCGCGGCAATTTAAACAAAGAGAAATTCAGAAAACATATATTGCTCTTGCCTGGGGAATTTTTAAGAATAATGACGGTGAAGTTAATACACCAATTGGTAGATCTATCGGCGATAGAAGAAAAATGAGCGTATTCTCGGCAAAGCCCAGGGAATCAACAACATTCTTCAACGTGCAGGAAAGATTTAAGGATTTTTCGCTACTTGAGGTTAAACCTAGAACAGGAAGAACACATCAAATAAGAATTCATCTTTCGTTTATAGAACATCCTATAGTAGGCGACGAAGTATATGGCGGAAAAAAACGTATATCTTCATCAAGTTTAGGTGAGGTAAAGGACAAAATTAAAAGACAGTTTCTTCACGCGTACAAGCTAAAATTTTATCACCCCATATTAAAAAAATCCGTAGAGTTTGAAGCGCCTATCCCAGAAGATATGGAATATGTAATCAAATGGGCAAGACAAAATGCAAAATAA
- the polA gene encoding DNA polymerase I, with protein MTNKFPLMDYKKPDHVDYKTILNENELDNLIKKISGISEIAVDTETTSASPTRANLVGISLSFKEGEAYYIPLAHRYTKAPKQLDLPMVLERLRPVLENPKIKKVGQNIKYDYIVLKKTGLEIKDMNFDTMIASHLLNPVRGEHNLAHLSLKHLGYKMLSFQELVGDKETIADIEIDKVAHYACEDADFTLRLKNKLLPLLEKEKLDKIFYDLEMPLVTILADMEVNGIKVDKTFLTPLLKDLKEEIGKISEEIYTLTKERFNLNSPQQLSRILFKKLKLAPAKKSKTGYYSTSASILEEIKDKHPAIEKILEYRNITKLADGFVEPLIKYINPKTGRIHTSYFQIGTSTGRLASSDPSLQNIPIKGARGKNLRKSFIAEKGHVLCSADYSQIELRIIAHFSKDELLLRAFKEEKDIHKDTAMHLFNIPEEEVSEDDRRKAKAVNFGIIYGISPYGLAQEMGIKREKAAEIIRNYFSTHPGVKKFIDDTLEDTRRKGFVTTLMGRKRKITNINSENATLRFQAERETINTPIQGTAAEIIKIAMIKINDRFKESQLKTRMLLQIHDELLFEVSEKEIEVVIGIVKECMENAVDLNIPLKISTGIGKNWLEAH; from the coding sequence ATGACTAATAAATTTCCTCTTATGGATTACAAGAAACCCGACCATGTTGATTACAAAACTATTCTTAACGAAAACGAACTCGATAATTTAATAAAGAAAATTTCAGGCATATCGGAAATTGCAGTAGACACAGAAACAACCTCTGCATCCCCCACTCGCGCGAATTTAGTCGGGATTTCGTTATCTTTTAAAGAAGGCGAAGCATATTATATCCCCCTCGCCCACAGATATACCAAAGCGCCAAAACAACTTGACTTGCCAATGGTTCTGGAACGTTTAAGACCCGTTTTGGAAAATCCAAAAATTAAAAAAGTAGGACAGAATATAAAATATGATTATATTGTCCTGAAAAAAACAGGGCTTGAGATTAAAGACATGAATTTTGACACGATGATTGCATCGCACCTTTTGAATCCCGTAAGAGGAGAGCATAATCTCGCACATCTTTCTTTGAAACATTTAGGATACAAAATGTTATCTTTCCAAGAACTCGTAGGAGATAAAGAAACGATAGCCGATATAGAGATTGATAAAGTTGCTCACTATGCCTGCGAAGATGCCGATTTCACATTGAGATTAAAGAATAAACTTTTACCCTTACTGGAAAAAGAAAAACTTGATAAAATCTTTTATGACCTTGAGATGCCGCTTGTGACAATATTGGCAGACATGGAAGTAAACGGCATAAAGGTAGATAAAACATTTCTTACTCCCCTACTGAAAGATTTAAAAGAGGAAATCGGCAAAATATCAGAGGAGATTTATACATTAACGAAAGAAAGGTTTAATCTAAATTCCCCACAACAACTTTCACGTATTTTATTCAAAAAACTAAAGCTTGCTCCGGCAAAGAAATCAAAGACAGGATATTATTCAACATCTGCCTCAATACTGGAAGAGATTAAAGACAAACATCCTGCTATCGAAAAAATTCTAGAATACAGAAATATAACAAAACTTGCAGACGGGTTTGTAGAACCCCTGATTAAATATATTAATCCTAAAACAGGCAGAATTCATACATCATACTTTCAGATAGGAACATCAACAGGAAGATTAGCATCATCCGACCCGAGTCTGCAGAACATTCCAATAAAAGGCGCAAGAGGAAAGAATTTAAGGAAATCATTCATAGCAGAAAAAGGGCATGTACTATGCTCGGCGGATTATTCGCAGATAGAATTGCGAATAATAGCGCATTTTTCTAAAGATGAACTCCTGCTACGCGCTTTTAAGGAAGAAAAGGATATACACAAGGATACTGCCATGCATCTTTTTAATATCCCCGAAGAAGAAGTTAGCGAAGACGACAGAAGAAAAGCAAAAGCGGTAAATTTTGGAATAATATACGGGATAAGTCCTTATGGACTGGCGCAGGAAATGGGAATCAAACGGGAAAAAGCAGCAGAGATAATCCGAAACTATTTTTCTACTCATCCGGGTGTGAAAAAATTTATTGATGATACTCTTGAGGACACCAGAAGAAAAGGGTTTGTTACTACTCTGATGGGAAGAAAAAGAAAAATTACTAATATCAATTCTGAGAATGCAACTTTGCGCTTTCAAGCGGAAAGAGAAACCATAAATACACCAATACAAGGGACTGCTGCAGAGATTATAAAGATAGCTATGATAAAAATTAATGACAGATTTAAGGAATCCCAGCTTAAAACCAGAATGCTTTTACAGATTCACGACGAATTATTGTTTGAAGTCAGCGAAAAAGAGATAGAAGTTGTAATAGGAATAGTAAAAGAATGTATGGAGAATGCGGTTGACTTAAACATCCCTTTGAAAATATCTACAGGAATCGGGAAAAATTGGTTGGAGGCGCATTGA
- a CDS encoding ACT domain-containing protein, with amino-acid sequence MPISKQLTVYLENKPGQLAKLCKAIKVNILAISVVDTADTGAVRLVVDNVAKASAALRKLGLLIHIRDVLIVNCSNKPGVLATVAGKLAKAGINIDYAYGSAQKKGKEAMCVFSVPDPKKADKILKQ; translated from the coding sequence ATGCCAATAAGTAAACAATTGACAGTTTATCTGGAAAATAAACCAGGTCAACTCGCAAAATTATGTAAAGCAATAAAAGTCAATATACTCGCCATTTCAGTAGTAGATACTGCCGATACGGGAGCAGTCCGCCTTGTAGTTGATAATGTTGCAAAAGCCAGTGCCGCATTGAGAAAATTAGGATTGCTCATACATATCCGAGACGTACTTATAGTAAATTGTTCTAATAAGCCGGGAGTATTGGCAACAGTAGCAGGGAAATTGGCTAAAGCCGGAATTAATATTGATTATGCTTACGGAAGCGCTCAAAAAAAAGGGAAAGAAGCTATGTGCGTATTCTCAGTTCCTGACCCTAAAAAAGCAGACAAAATATTAAAACAATAA
- the map gene encoding type I methionyl aminopeptidase, producing the protein MIPIKSKEEIKILGEANKIIAGIFKLIKTIIQPGVNTKELDLFAEDLIKKEGAIPAFKGYMGYPASICASINEEVVHGIPSEKRILGNGDIVSIDLGVKLKNYYGDAAITYPVGEIDNDAKELIDVTQTALYKGIEKARAGNYLFDISWAIQSFVENKGYGVIRDFVGHGIGKQLHEEPQIPNFGKPGTGPLLKEGMVFAIEPMISQGTWEVKVLDDGWTAITLDNSLACHFEHTIAIMKNGPVILSKE; encoded by the coding sequence ATGATTCCAATTAAATCAAAAGAAGAAATAAAAATTCTCGGTGAAGCTAATAAGATAATCGCAGGAATTTTTAAGTTGATAAAAACAATAATTCAGCCCGGAGTAAACACAAAAGAATTGGATCTTTTCGCGGAAGATTTAATAAAAAAAGAAGGCGCAATTCCTGCGTTTAAAGGTTATATGGGATATCCCGCATCTATCTGTGCTTCGATAAACGAGGAAGTGGTGCACGGTATCCCCTCCGAAAAAAGAATCTTGGGAAATGGCGATATAGTCAGTATAGATCTTGGGGTAAAACTTAAAAATTATTATGGCGATGCGGCAATTACTTATCCAGTCGGAGAAATAGACAACGATGCGAAAGAACTTATTGATGTTACCCAAACCGCGCTTTATAAAGGTATAGAAAAAGCAAGGGCAGGTAATTATCTTTTTGACATATCGTGGGCAATTCAGTCCTTTGTTGAAAATAAAGGATATGGAGTAATAAGAGATTTTGTGGGACATGGAATCGGAAAGCAACTTCACGAAGAACCTCAGATCCCGAATTTTGGTAAACCCGGCACGGGTCCTCTTTTAAAAGAAGGAATGGTCTTTGCTATTGAACCAATGATTAGTCAAGGCACATGGGAAGTTAAAGTGCTGGATGATGGTTGGACTGCTATTACGTTGGATAATTCTTTGGCTTGTCATTTTGAGCATACGATTGCTATAATGAAAAACGGACCTGTGATTTTAAGTAAAGAATAA
- a CDS encoding ExsB family transcriptional regulator gives MQIQEIKAKDLNVEEFINQKVQEISSIVGEGLAINALSGGVDSSVVTMLGHKALGAQLKTYFVDNGIMRDGEPEKIVSLFKKLGVNVELFDGKKEFFDAFRGITDPEEKREAVTQTFYKDIFGKLVRESSAKYLFQGTILTDVDETVAGIKRQHNVFEQLGIDPQETFGYKIVEPLIQLRKPAVRMLAKALGLPEEIYERPPFPGPALAARVIGEITPERIETVRKATKITEEELCQTGAFQYLAILHEDRVTGMRDGKRDFGLQIEIRCWDSTDARTASPTRLPHETLEKLAGRIITEVPGVVSVTYNITPKPPSTIEAI, from the coding sequence ATGCAAATCCAAGAAATAAAGGCAAAAGACCTGAATGTTGAAGAATTTATAAACCAGAAAGTACAGGAGATATCCTCAATTGTAGGAGAAGGATTGGCTATTAACGCATTATCCGGTGGCGTTGATTCCTCTGTAGTTACTATGCTGGGACACAAAGCTTTAGGTGCGCAGCTCAAGACATATTTTGTAGATAACGGCATAATGAGAGATGGTGAGCCTGAAAAAATTGTCTCGTTATTCAAGAAATTGGGTGTAAATGTAGAACTCTTTGACGGTAAAAAAGAATTCTTTGATGCATTTAGAGGTATCACTGACCCCGAAGAAAAAAGAGAAGCTGTTACACAAACATTTTATAAAGACATTTTCGGCAAATTAGTCAGAGAAAGCTCAGCAAAATATTTGTTTCAGGGAACAATTCTAACCGATGTTGACGAAACCGTGGCGGGAATAAAGCGACAACACAATGTATTTGAGCAATTAGGCATAGACCCGCAGGAAACATTCGGATATAAAATCGTTGAACCATTAATACAACTGCGGAAACCGGCAGTGAGAATGCTTGCAAAAGCACTGGGATTGCCTGAAGAAATATATGAAAGACCTCCGTTTCCAGGACCGGCATTAGCCGCCAGAGTAATAGGTGAAATTACACCGGAACGAATAGAAACGGTGAGAAAAGCCACAAAAATTACAGAAGAAGAACTATGTCAAACCGGCGCATTTCAGTATCTTGCAATTCTTCACGAAGACAGAGTTACAGGAATGCGGGACGGAAAAAGAGATTTCGGACTACAAATTGAAATAAGATGCTGGGACAGCACAGATGCCAGGACAGCCTCACCAACAAGATTGCCGCACGAAACCTTGGAAAAACTGGCAGGGAGAATAATCACAGAAGTGCCGGGTGTAGTAAGCGTTACATACAATATAACCCCAAAACCCCCCTCAACCATAGAAGCCATTTGA
- a CDS encoding DUF523 domain-containing protein, translated as MFKLLDNKPIILAVSHCLLNSKVRANRLSQHPGIKDKILRLAKKYNAKIEQLPCPEFLFLGEREPKTYDEYIEISGFKNSCEKLAKDFISNLGDINECHLIVVGIARSPSCSISYVYDKNNNLKKGDGMFIHCLRKKKSDNIIFLEIDYHQIDISIEKIKIALETAF; from the coding sequence ATGTTTAAATTATTAGATAATAAACCTATTATCCTCGCAGTCTCCCATTGTCTCCTCAACTCCAAAGTAAGAGCTAATAGGCTTTCACAACATCCTGGAATAAAAGATAAGATATTAAGGCTTGCGAAAAAATATAATGCTAAAATTGAGCAGTTACCCTGCCCTGAGTTTTTATTTCTTGGTGAAAGAGAACCAAAAACTTATGATGAGTATATAGAAATCTCAGGATTTAAAAATTCCTGCGAAAAATTAGCTAAAGATTTTATTTCTAATCTAGGAGATATTAACGAATGCCATTTAATAGTGGTAGGTATAGCAAGATCGCCGAGTTGTTCAATTTCTTATGTTTATGACAAAAATAATAACTTAAAAAAAGGTGATGGGATGTTTATACATTGTTTGCGCAAAAAAAAATCTGACAATATTATTTTTTTAGAGATAGATTACCACCAAATTGATATTTCAATTGAAAAAATAAAGATAGCTTTGGAAACTGCTTTTTGA